A stretch of DNA from Phycisphaerales bacterium:
CGTTGTTAAGAGTGGCGACGATTTCATTGGAGAGAACAGGGCAAGGGAGCAAAATCGTTCGCTCAAAGCGGAGTGTTCCTCGTTCGCTGTGTACAACAGTTGCTGTCGTTGGTACAGGGAGAATTCCGAAGCCGCGAATGATGAGCTCGTTGCCAATGGTTTGGATTTCGATGTTGCTGGCTGGTACACCTGGGAGTTCGATCTCACAGTACAGGCAAGCAACGTCTTCACAGAGGTTGATCGCGGGAACGGTGGTGTCAGTCAGGTTGCTGAAGTTGGTTGTGCGAAGCATTGTGTTCGTGGGCATCACACTGCTGTCAAAGAGACGGTCAACTTCGTTACGGACGCGGGACGTTGGGTTTACTGTTGGGAATAGAGTGCGAGTAGTCATCACACACCTCCAAAATAAAGAGAAAAGGTTTCCGTTGGCTGGTCTTTACATTGGCCAGCCGCATTCACAGGTCCCGAGTCGCAAAGAGTGTGCCCATTGACTTGTGTCGATTTAGGGGGCGAGGGATGGGGGGGATGCTGCCAGAGTGCGTCGTGAGCTGTCAGGCAAGATGCCAAAGTGGCAACCTCAGCAGTACCACCCCCTTTAAGAAGGAGGCTGGCTGGATGACAGCGCATGCGGAAAGAGGCGTTTAGCTAATGCAGATCAGGTTTTTACTGGCTGGGAGTACTGGCTTCAGCCTTAAGGCGTCGTTTAAGCTCAATGAGCATCGGAGATCCCGCCATGGGCGTTTTTGACCGAGGCTTGCTCTGACCCCTCAGCGGTGTGGAGGCGAGTAGCTCAGACATATACGGGCGGCCAGTCACTTGATCGTGATGGGACAAGAGCGTTCCCAGAGCGAGGGCATCATCGAGCGCTCGATGAGATCGGGCCCGACTAATCCGGTGAACCCCTAGAAGATGATCAAGCCGAGCTGATGCAAATCCCTTGGCTCGCCATTTGATGCCTCGCACAGAGCAGAGCCATCGGCCGTGAGCTGCTTGGGGCAGTGTGCGTTTGAGCATGCTGCGATCGAATCCTGCATTATGCGCAATCAGTACTTCGCTCGCTTCGATCAAGGTGACGATACGATTTTCATCGAGCTGCTTCCCACGTAATTCAGTGAGCGAGATGCCGTGTGTTTGAGCTGCCGCTGGATGCATGGGACAGTTCGGCTCACGAAGGCCGCTGTACTGTTCACTGATATTGAGTACCTGGCCGCTGGACGATGAAACTTCAAGCTGGACTAAGCCGACCTCGATGACTTCATCGTCACGACTGATGCCAGTGGTCTCGGTGTCAATGATTGTGACGCGTATTGTTGGATCAGCTTGATCCATATTGGTCCAGTCATTCGTTCTAGTCAGGTGGCTTGTGGTTCTTCAGCATCTTGCTTTTTATCAAGCAGATCAATGATGAGTATGACAAGAACGATCAGGCTGACAGCGCACATGATTGAGATCAGTGTTGCTGCATACCACTTATGTGAGGCACCATCGGTATAGGCAGTCCATCCAGCAATTGTTCGCCATGCGAACGCTACTGAAAAGAGTAGTGTGGAGGCGATTGCAGTGACCACTGCCCATCGTTGTCGAGAAACGATCAAAAATCCCCATAGCAATGAGAGGCCTCCGGCAATGCCACCAGAAAGCAATGCTGTCTTAGCTTTGGCGTTATAGGCGATCTCGCCAAACTCCTTGACCGAAGCGTTTGCCGCTTGAGGAGTGGCATCAGCTGATTCAACTGCCGCCACCTCTGCTTGGGATTGCTGGGTTTGATCTTCAAGTGGGGTGCCAGCTGGAATGTAACTAACCGCAGCGATGGCGATTGCCCAAAGGAAGAGGCCGTAACAAATCATGATGATGCCTGTGAATGGTCGCATGACCTCAGGGTAGGGCGCACGCCAAACATTGCAAGTGGGAGGCATTGGGCAGGTACTTTAAGGATCAGAACTCTAAGTTTGGATCTCTGATATCGGCAAAGTCGCCGCTCGGCAGCTGACCCATCGGTCCAGTGAGCATATGGAATATATGCCTGGCAGCATCTTCAGGATTTGGCATATTGGGGGTTCCATAGGCGGCACGAAGTCTCCCAAAACTGGGGAAGGCCTGATCTTGGTCAAGATCCCGAATCGTCGATTGCATACTGGTATCAATCAAGCCGGGGGCGAGTGACAAGAAATGCGTGTCTGGATGCTCATTCGCAAAGAGCTTAATCAGCATGACAAAGGTTGCCTTAGAAAGTGCATATCCAGCCCAGCCACTGTGCCCACCGACTGCAGCACCTGATGAAATAGCAAGTACAGAGTTGATACGAATTGGTAAATCAAACAAGGTGTTAAGAAGGATCTTGTTCGACCAAACATTCACGTTCATTGTCTGTTTAAGATCTGAAGTATCGACCTCTGACATATGAGCAAGCTTACCCAGAATCCCAGCATTTAGAACAACCAAATCAATATGATCAATTGTACGAAGCGCGGTTCGTGTGCTTGTTGCGATGGAATCAAGTTCCCCGAAATCAACATGGGTAAACTTTAGGCTGTTGCCGTTCATGAGATCCTTCGGCTCGGTTCGCCCCAGTGCGATCACCTCATATCCTTGTTCAATAGCAACTGTCGCAATGCCATGGCCTAGCCCACGGTTGCAACCAGTAATCAGTAGCCGCTTTTTTTCTGTCATGTACGAATGATTCTATAGAAATAAAGAGAGGTGAAATTGATTGATTTGATCTAGCTGAGTTAGTTCATGTTAGTCACAACAAAAAGAGCTACTCAAGCGTAGAACCAAAGTTGATCAGTAAAAGTGAAAAGTCATCCAAGTCAACAAAGCAGTTGTTATCAAAGTCAGCTGTGCAATCAAAGTCCAATTGGCATGGCTCACTGCAAGCGCCCCACTGGATGAGTAGTATGCTGAAGTCATCAAAGTCGACTTTGCCGTCTCCATTTGCATCACCATCTAGTTTTGGATAGCTCGGTAAAGCGCTCCGTATATTCCAGGCTAATATTTCTGGCGGCGCATCATCAAGTGGACTCATTGATTCCAGATGAAGCTCAATGAGTTCTAGTGGAAGGTGCTGGATGATTTCAAACTGAATCGGTAGCTCAGCTTGTTGTCCTGGTTTTAGCACAACTTTGCCATAGACTGGCTTGCCTGCTTCTTGGCCATTGAGGCGAACCGCTGGGTTGGGTTGTCCCTTGGGGTCATAGGCAATAAATCGATAGGGGAAGACCTCTGTGTTGTCCTCATGATGGTTTCCGACGATCACTTCATCGTCAATCACTACGCCAACAGCAGGCGTTGCAGGCTTGGGTTCCTTTTCGAAACAGAACCAGCCACGATGAACCAACTTGCCTTCACAGCTATTGACGGCCCCGGTGTCTAGGTTTAATACCGTCATTTGCCAACATGCAGTATCGCCAAGGCTATTGAGATCTTGTGGTCGGTCAATTTCCACAATGATGTCTTCACATTGTTGTGCTGCCACCATAATCGGCAAGGGCCCAGCGGGCGTGAATGTTGTTGGACCATTGGACCCACATCCAGCACCAGCAGGGAGTCCTTGGAAGTCAACAAGGTAGAGGTGGTCGGTGACGCTGTCGTTGCAGAGTGTGATGGTGACTGTTTTTGATGTATTGCTATAACAAAACGGTGTGACAGGAGGGAGGCCACATTGATCTTTACACTTACCTGCACAGCCGGCATTTGCTAAGCCGGCCACCTCAGTGGGATTCAGCACTCGATTAAATATTTCTACCTCATCGATGCGGCCCATGAATTTAGGAATAGTCCCAGCGGTATAAGGCAGCATTGCGTGGCCGATTAATGTCGGCTCGGTATTTGCCAGTGACCCCAACTCTTCAGTTGGATCATAGGTTGTGGGGTGGGCAACACCATCAACATAGAAGGTGACGCCATTGGAATTGTCGCGGTCTACGGTAACGGCTACATGGTGCCATCCCATGGTTCCGACAAGGGGGCCCGAGCAACAAATAGATGTAAAGGGAGACGAGCCAAGCCCATCGCCAAGTTCAAGGCCCAAATGTGCATCGTGGACAAAGAAGTAATAGCCAACATGTCCGGGGCTACGATCATCGACAATCGGGTTTTCTTTGCTGGTGTAACTATCCATATAGATCCACGCATCGATAGAGAAGTCTTGCTTTGCTTGGATATCAATGTCATGAAAGGCTCTTACGGCACTATCAACACCATTAAATCTGTAGCTCTCGCTGACTTTGCCAACCTGACCTTGGGTGGCATTGAAGGGAATGCCGTCGTAAGCATTAATCATTTCCGCAGCGATACCAGACGCTAAGAGTGGATCATCGTCTAGGGGCCACCAAGCGATCATGTCATCTGGGGGATCGACACATGGGCCGCAGCATTCAGCGGTTTCGCAGCTGGAGCCATTTCCAAGGTACGTGCTCTGATCCAGGCTAAAACAGATCTCTTCACTGACAGTCACGCAGGTAAAGTCATCAAGAACTGCGTCGAAGTAACAGCAAGCACCTTGGGCGTCACAAACCGTGTTCTCACACGTGGACCCGATACCAGCAAACACAGAGGAGGGCAGTTCTGCGCACTGGCTCTCTGAAATAATTGACTGTGACCAAAACAAATCGCCTGGATTGATGTAGCAGCAGCAACCAATGGCAGGACATGTTGCATTTGCGCACGAAATGCCATCACCTAGATAGGTTGATTGAGGTTTTAAGAGGCACTCACCTTGGGTCATTTCAGCACAAGCCCAGTTGGTATTGGTAGGGCCTCGCACGGCTTCAGCATCACCTACCCAATAGCAGCAGGCACCGGTTGGCGGTGCTTGCACAGCGTGTAGCCTGGCCATGAAGTTATTCGTTACAAAACCAAATGACATGGTGTTCCAGCCTGGATAGGCTGTGCCATTAGCGTTGTACCACCAGGTAAAGTTACCACTACTTCCGACAGTGGGGGGGTTGGCATAGGCGAGTCCCATGGTGGGGCTCCAGCCGCCAAGTCCTAACACATTTGTGAATTGGATCGTGAATGTGACATCATCGGGCACGACGATATCCGGAACGCTGAACGAGACTGGAGTACTGCCAACAGGTAGGCTGACGTTCGCGGTTGTTTGTTGCCAAAGTAGCGCACTGGGAGCAGCGCCCAGGCCGCCGGCCCAAAGCTGGGCAGTTATATCAGCAGTAACGATGGAGTCGCCATGATTCCAAGCCATGGCATCGAACTGCTGAATCTGGCGTTCGGTGCCCGCCAAGCTGAGTGTGTCTCCCCAAACAGCACCACCTTGGTTTAGAAAGTGGTTACTTGGGTTGGTCATGTTGTCGTAAACAACAGTCTGAGCGCTGGTTATGCCAGCCCAGACAAACGAGGAGACGATGACGGCAACGATCGATCGGAGAGTACATTTCAACGGTTTGTCCTCCACTCCGTTGTTAGCACTAGCAGCGCGCCCCTGACAGTGCCTGAAGGTACTCATTGAAAGGGGAATGGTTGGTATAAGCAAGGCAGAACTATAGGAATTAGGTCAGATGTGCCCTCATGCTAAGGAGAGGGCTGTTGAGGCTATTCCGCTTGGCGGGGTGTTGCATGGTGTAACACGGGTTTCGCGGTGGCTTGGCTGTCGCTGTCTGACTGATCTTCCTGGGAATGACCATGGGTTTCTCGAATGAAAAATGAGATGACCAGTGCAATTCCTAGGCACACTGGAATCAAAAGCATTGCGATCTTCCAGCTACTGATGGGTATCTTCGTCAACTGTGAGTCTGCACCGTTTGCTGAGCCCGAGACAGCGCTCCAGATTTCACTGACACGCCAGAGATCTGTATTTGGCGCCAGCGACCAGCTTGCAGCCATGGCTGTGTCATAGGAAATGGCCGTTGCACTCAGTGGTGGAAGCTGATCGGTGTTCGTTGAAACGGCGCTCAGTAGTTCGCCAAAGCCCCACATCATGAAGGCGCCAAGCATCATGACAATAAAGTTAGTGAATGCGACTGCAGTTGCACGGAAGCGACCAGGGCAAACTTCTATCGCATGTGCGAATTGGATGACCTGTGTGCCAGCAAATATGCCTAGTACAAAGAGCACTGCAAAGGTGCCGATGACCATCAAATTGACACCAAAGAAGATAATAGCGATGACGCTAATTGCTGAGCCAATAATTCCAATCTGAGCAGGCATACGGCGGCGGTGTATTTTGTCAGATATGAATCCAGCGCAAGGGCCACCAATAATGAAACCAATAAAGAATGCAACCATGCCGCTGGCGGCAACTTTGGGTGTAATGTCAAGTAGATTGATCAGGAACGAAGTTCCCCAAAGGGAGGCTAGCACTGAGATCGGTAGCCAAAGTGCACCAGCAACGAGGCCAATCATCCAGATTTGAGGATTCAAAGCTACTTTACGTAAGCCGACGAATAACTCACGAAAACTATGTGGTCCTTGCAGGAACAATACAGTGAACCACTCAGGCCTTCGCGGAATGATCACATAGATGAGGACTGCTATCACCGTTGAGAGGCAGGCGCAGACAAAGGCGACGTTTCGCCATCCAATCTCATCTTGGAAAAATACCATTGGGGTTTGGGCAATAATTCCACCAACACTTCCAAGTGCCACAGTCATGCCCACCAAGAGACCCATTCTCGCAGGTGAGAACCAAACACTGCAGACATAGATGGCACCAACAAATGCGAAGGCGGATCCCACGCCAATGAAGGCACGAGCAAAACCGAGTGTTGTGAGATCATGAGCGAGGCCCATGAGGAGGCAGCCAATGGCACATAAAATGCAGGCTATCGGCAGCAGGTACTTTGAGCCATATCGATCAAGCAAGCCGCCAACAACAAGCTGCATGGGTGCGTACGCCCATAAGTACATTGCCCAAGTAAAGCTCATATCTGCTGAGGTTGCCTTAAATTCTCCTTGGAGTTCCGCTTCAATCGTGCTCCCCATGTCACGCAAGAAGAACTCGAAGAAGTAAAAAAGCGCGCCAATAAACCAGAAAAGCCAAGCGCGCATTGAGCCACGGTGATGCTCTGCAAGCGCATGAAGCTCTGCAATTTTCGCGTGGTGGTGCTTGGTTGGTTTTTTTTGGTGCGACATAGGGGGATCCGCAGTGCAAGTGGGGGGCTTTAGTCGCTAAGAGGATATCTACTTTATGCCCTTGGGTGTTTGGCTGGATTAGATGTTATTTTATCTTCAGGCATTCGCTTGGATGCATTTGTCGCCGCCAGGGCATCTTCGCATAATACTTCGAAGGATCCAATTGCTCCAAGCGTTCTATCCTGATGCTCGTCAGCTGGGGTTCGTTTCTTATAGACGCCGTCATCCTGCATTTCCCATGAGTCACGGCGATCGGCTGCTGAGACCTCAAGAATGCGTAGAAGACGTTGGCGTGCGGCCTGGTCTTCAACCGGGGTGATGATCTCAACTCGGTTGGTTAGGTTGCGTGACATCCAGTCAGCCGAGCCGATGAACCAGTGACCATCCAATGGTGCCTTTTGGCCATTGCTGAAGTGAAAAATTCTGGTGTGCTCTAAGAAGCGGCCAATAATTGAGAGTACCTGGATGTTCTCGGATACGCCCGGAATTCCAGCTCGTAGGCAGCAGAATCCTCGAACAATCAAAGTGATCTTAACGCCAGCTTGTGATGCCTCATAAAGCCGTCTAATGATCCCCATGTCTTCTAATTGGTTCATCTTTGCAATGATTCGAGCTGGTCGCCCAGCCTTCGCATGAGCAATTTCGGCATCAATGAGTTCATAGAATTCATGTCGCATCGTGACTGGTGCAACGAGGATCTTTTGGTAATGCCGGTTCAGGGATCTTCCAGTTAAGTAGTTAAAAATACTGACAATATCATCCGTGATTTTAGCATCACATGTCAGAAGTCCAAGATCGGTATAAAGCTGGGCAGTACCTGGGTGGTAGTTCCCTGTGCCAACATGCGCGTAGCACTGAAGTCCATCTTGTTCTCGGCGTACAACCAATGAACACTTACTGTGGATTTTTAGGCCCACGACACCGTATGCAACATGAACACCGTTCTTTTCAAGATGTCTCGCAAGATGAACATTCTTGTCTTCATCAAACCGAGCCCTTAGTTCAACCAAGCATGCAACTTGTTTTCCATCTTGCGCAGCTTTAATCAAACTATCTATAAATGGTGAGTCAGCGGAGGTTCGATAGAGTGTCTGTTTAATAGCTAATACATGCGGGTCACTGGCTGCTGCCGCAATGAAGCGTTCAATGGATGCAGTAAACGACTCGTACGGATGGTTGACCAGAATGTCTCGCTCACGAATAGTGGCAAAGATATTGTCGTCCTCACTTCTGAGCCGTGGTGGTAGCGTGGGGCGCCACTGATTTTCCTTTAGGTCCGGGCGATCGATGGAATACAGTTCGCCTAGTGTCTCTTCGGATGGTCCGTCATAGATGTAGACATCACTATTCTCAAGTTCAAGCTCCTCTTGAAGGAGCTTCATGATTGAGTCTGACGGATGGGATCTCGTTTCAAGTCGGACAGGCTCTGCCAATCGCCGAATGCGCAGTGAAGCCTCAACTGATTCAAGAAGATCTTCAACCTCATCATCACCCATATCGAGGCCAACCCCACGGGTGACGCGGAAAGACATGATGTCTGCAACCTCAAGACCTGGGAAAACAAGTGATAGATTGTGTTGAATAACCTCTTCGATAGTAATCAGTCGTGCTTCTTTGAAATCCTTGATTTCGCCGATTTGTCCATCACTACGAATAGCGATCAAGCGGGGTAGTGAATCGGGAACCTTCAGTCGAGCGAAGAGTCTTTCACTACGTCCAGACTGGGATAGAAGCACGCCAAGATTATGTGAGAGATTTGAAATGAAAGGGAATCGGTGTCCCGGATCGACAGCGAGTGGCGTGAGAATGGGGAAGACGTTGGCATGGCACCAGGTGCTCACACGGTTGCGCTCACCTATCTCAAGCTGCTCATAAGAGATCAGGTGTATTCCTTCGCTAACTAACTTTGGTCGAAGTTGTTCAGACCAACACCGTTCTTGATTTCGTTGGAGTTGCTCAATGATTGGCCTGACAGCTTCAATTTGTTCCCGAACGGTAAGGCCGTCATGAGAGACACGATCTACATCTGTCTCAAGCCGTTTTCTCAAAAGCGCCATTCGCTTCATAAAAAACTCATTGAGGTTTGATAAACTGATAGAAAGAAATTTGAGGCGCTCAAGTAATGGTGTTGAAGCGTCGACTGCCTCAGCGAGCACTCGCTCATTAAATCGAAGCCAAGAGAGATCACGTCCGAGATATAAATCTGGACTGTCTAGCGATTTGTTATGCTCCAGATTTGCAGCGGTCTCTTGGCGAGCATCTCGGACCGCTTTTGGGTTGGCAGCATCTTGATATGAGTCCATGCGTTTTTTTTACATCCCTTCTGGTAGAGCAGAAATTATACTCTCCAGCTATGCTTTTCCGGGGCCTCTTGTACTGAAGCGAAGTGATGAAGTGAGGAATGCCCATTGAGCGATAGTCCATCAAACTCTGTAGAAGGGGCACTGGTTCTAGCTCGACTGGATCGTATCCCAATATGGCCCTATCGAAGGTCAT
This window harbors:
- a CDS encoding exonuclease domain-containing protein, with amino-acid sequence MDQADPTIRVTIIDTETTGISRDDEVIEVGLVQLEVSSSSGQVLNISEQYSGLREPNCPMHPAAAQTHGISLTELRGKQLDENRIVTLIEASEVLIAHNAGFDRSMLKRTLPQAAHGRWLCSVRGIKWRAKGFASARLDHLLGVHRISRARSHRALDDALALGTLLSHHDQVTGRPYMSELLASTPLRGQSKPRSKTPMAGSPMLIELKRRLKAEASTPSQ
- a CDS encoding Hsp20/alpha crystallin family protein; protein product: MTTRTLFPTVNPTSRVRNEVDRLFDSSVMPTNTMLRTTNFSNLTDTTVPAINLCEDVACLYCEIELPGVPASNIEIQTIGNELIIRGFGILPVPTTATVVHSERGTLRFERTILLPCPVLSNEIVATLNNGVLLVVLPKIDAFTGMNTSWNTGMMNNGLQTMPITNAVYDRNHGIHGLGMNTVARQCPMTHGRTAVPFANAQGFLGQGMLNGMTQGTVQPVMVRVHA
- a CDS encoding MFS transporter, which encodes MSHQKKPTKHHHAKIAELHALAEHHRGSMRAWLFWFIGALFYFFEFFLRDMGSTIEAELQGEFKATSADMSFTWAMYLWAYAPMQLVVGGLLDRYGSKYLLPIACILCAIGCLLMGLAHDLTTLGFARAFIGVGSAFAFVGAIYVCSVWFSPARMGLLVGMTVALGSVGGIIAQTPMVFFQDEIGWRNVAFVCACLSTVIAVLIYVIIPRRPEWFTVLFLQGPHSFRELFVGLRKVALNPQIWMIGLVAGALWLPISVLASLWGTSFLINLLDITPKVAASGMVAFFIGFIIGGPCAGFISDKIHRRRMPAQIGIIGSAISVIAIIFFGVNLMVIGTFAVLFVLGIFAGTQVIQFAHAIEVCPGRFRATAVAFTNFIVMMLGAFMMWGFGELLSAVSTNTDQLPPLSATAISYDTAMAASWSLAPNTDLWRVSEIWSAVSGSANGADSQLTKIPISSWKIAMLLIPVCLGIALVISFFIRETHGHSQEDQSDSDSQATAKPVLHHATPRQAE
- a CDS encoding SDR family NAD(P)-dependent oxidoreductase, with product MTEKKRLLITGCNRGLGHGIATVAIEQGYEVIALGRTEPKDLMNGNSLKFTHVDFGELDSIATSTRTALRTIDHIDLVVLNAGILGKLAHMSEVDTSDLKQTMNVNVWSNKILLNTLFDLPIRINSVLAISSGAAVGGHSGWAGYALSKATFVMLIKLFANEHPDTHFLSLAPGLIDTSMQSTIRDLDQDQAFPSFGRLRAAYGTPNMPNPEDAARHIFHMLTGPMGQLPSGDFADIRDPNLEF
- the ppk1 gene encoding polyphosphate kinase 1 gives rise to the protein MDSYQDAANPKAVRDARQETAANLEHNKSLDSPDLYLGRDLSWLRFNERVLAEAVDASTPLLERLKFLSISLSNLNEFFMKRMALLRKRLETDVDRVSHDGLTVREQIEAVRPIIEQLQRNQERCWSEQLRPKLVSEGIHLISYEQLEIGERNRVSTWCHANVFPILTPLAVDPGHRFPFISNLSHNLGVLLSQSGRSERLFARLKVPDSLPRLIAIRSDGQIGEIKDFKEARLITIEEVIQHNLSLVFPGLEVADIMSFRVTRGVGLDMGDDEVEDLLESVEASLRIRRLAEPVRLETRSHPSDSIMKLLQEELELENSDVYIYDGPSEETLGELYSIDRPDLKENQWRPTLPPRLRSEDDNIFATIRERDILVNHPYESFTASIERFIAAAASDPHVLAIKQTLYRTSADSPFIDSLIKAAQDGKQVACLVELRARFDEDKNVHLARHLEKNGVHVAYGVVGLKIHSKCSLVVRREQDGLQCYAHVGTGNYHPGTAQLYTDLGLLTCDAKITDDIVSIFNYLTGRSLNRHYQKILVAPVTMRHEFYELIDAEIAHAKAGRPARIIAKMNQLEDMGIIRRLYEASQAGVKITLIVRGFCCLRAGIPGVSENIQVLSIIGRFLEHTRIFHFSNGQKAPLDGHWFIGSADWMSRNLTNRVEIITPVEDQAARQRLLRILEVSAADRRDSWEMQDDGVYKKRTPADEHQDRTLGAIGSFEVLCEDALAATNASKRMPEDKITSNPAKHPRA